In the genome of Gadus chalcogrammus isolate NIFS_2021 chromosome 21, NIFS_Gcha_1.0, whole genome shotgun sequence, one region contains:
- the LOC130374120 gene encoding snake venom 5'-nucleotidase-like, with protein sequence MVAPRGTRRTLPLLCLLVVCLDRTLAWDLVLLHTNDVHARMEPTSSESGKCAPAKAPCFAGVARRSWQVNEIRNRENNVLLLDAGDQFQGSVWFNFYKGAEAAFFMNRLRYDAMALGNHEFDNGVEGLVKPFLEDVRFPVLSANLNAILAPKLDGRFEPYKILKVDGQKVGIVGYTSQETPSLSQPGPNLVFGEEVAAVQLQVDKLLTLGVNKIIALGHSGFTKDQEIARKVRGLDVVIGGHTNTFLYTGPPPSTEVPAGDYPFLVQSDHGGTVPVVQAYAFGKYLGYLKLTFDQEGNVKEAKGNPILLDSNVPEDASVAAEVATWRQNLTVYSSKTVGKTLVFLNGTFEECRFRECNLGNLICDAMIHNNIKYADELQWNHVAACILNGGSVRTSIDERSADGDITVEDLLAVMPFGGTFDLVQLSGATLLSAFEHAVRRYGLSTGEFLQVSGIRVVYDLSRPPGARVRSLRVLCTECRVPRYEPVDRGALYRVVLPSYLVAGGDGFSMIRDQNVKHDSGDLDISVLVNYISVRQKVHPSLEDRISFYKSSGGRVPGPATPLLVTLLGLVWALYGGL encoded by the exons ATGGTCGCTCCGCGGGGGACCAGGAGGACTCTCCCGCTGCTCTGCCTCCTCGTGGTCTGCCTGGACCGGACTCTGGCCTGGGACCTAGTCCTGCTGCACACCAACGACGTCCACGCCCGGATGGAGCCGACGAGCAGCGAATCGGGGAAGTGCGCCCCCGCCAAGGCTCCATGCTTCGCCGGGGTAGCGCGGAGGTCCTGGCAGGTGAACGAAATCCGGAACCGCGAGAACAACGTTCTCCTGCTGGACGCCGGGGACCAGTTCCAGGGGAGCGTCTGGTTCAACTTCTACAAGGGCGCCGAGGCGGCTTTCTTCATGAACCGTCTGCGGTACGACGCGATG GCGCTGGGGAACCACGAGTTTGACAACGGCGTGGAGGGTCTGGTGAAGCCCTTTCTGGAGGACGTGCGGTTCCCCGTGCTCAGCGCCAACCTAAACGCCATCTTGGCGCCGAAGCTAGACGGCCGCTTTGAGCCCTACAAGATCCTGAAGGTGGACGGGCAGAAGGTGGGCATCGTGGGCTACACCTCCCAGgagaccccctccctctcccagccag GACCCAACCTGGTGTTCGGGGAGGAGGTGGCCGCGGTCCAGCTGCAGGTAGACAAGCTGCTGACCCTGGGGGTCAACAAGATCATCGCCCTGGGTCACTCGGGCTTCACCAAAGACCAGGAGATCGCCAGGAAGGTCCGCGGGTTGGACGTGGTGATCgggggacacacaaacaccttcctgtacacag GGCCCCCCCCGTCCACTGAGGTCCCGGCGGGGGACTATCCCTTCCTGGTGCAGTCCGACCACGGCGGGACCGTCCCGGTGGTGCAGGCCTACGCCTTCGGGAAGTACCTGGGCTACCTGAAGCTGACCTTCGACCAGGAGGGGAATGTGAAGGAGGCCAAAGGGAACCCCATCCTACTGGACAGCAACGTTCCTGAAG ATGCGTCGGTGGCGGCCGAGGTGGCGACCTGGAGGCAGAACCTGACCGTGTACTCGTCCAAGACGGTGGGGAAGACGCTGGTGTTCCTGAACGGGACCTTCGAGGAATGCCGCTTCCGGGAGTGCAACCTGGGGAACCTCATCTGTGACGCCATG ATCCACAACAACATCAAGTACGCAGACGAGCTCCAGTGGAACCATGTGGCGGCCTGCATCCTGAACGGGGGGTCGGTGAGGACCTCCATCGACGAGAGGAGCGCCGACG GGGACATCACGGTGGAGGACCTGCTTGCGGTGATGCCGTTCGGCGGGACCTTTGACCTGGTGCAGCTGAGCGGCGCCACGCTCCTCAGCGCCTTCGAGCACGCCGTGCGGCGCTATGGACTGTCCACCGGGGAGTTCCTGCAGGTGTCCG ggaTCCGGGTGGTGTACGACCTGTCCCGCCCCCCCGGCGCGCGCGTCCGCAGCCTGCGGGTGCTCTGCACCGAGTGCCGGGTGCCGCGCTACGAGCCGGTGGACCGGGGGGCGCTGTACAGGGTGGTGCTGCCCTCCTACCTGGTCGCCGGGGGCGACGGCTTCTCCATGATCCGAGACCAGAACGTCAAGCACGACTCGG GGGACTTGGACATCTCGGTGCTGGTCAACTACATCAGCGTGCGGCAGAAGGTCCACCCCAGCCTGGAGGACCGGATCTCCTTCTACAAGAGCTCTGGGGGCCGGGTCCCGGGGCCCGCCACACCGCTGCTGGTCACCCTGCTGGGCCTGGTCTGGGCCCTCTACGGGGGTCTCTAG